The Pirellulimonas nuda genome includes a region encoding these proteins:
- the ychF gene encoding redox-regulated ATPase YchF, with protein MEAGIVGLPNVGKSTLFNALTSAGIASENYPFCTIEPNVGAIAVPDPRLGVIRGFIQSEKIIPAILELVDIAGIVRGASEGEGLGNKFLTHIRNVDAILHVVRCFEDADITHVDGAVDPIRDIETIETELMLADLQSVESMRDKAARTARTGDKDAKLRLAVLEKCEALLAEGKPVRALQLDDPIEQKTLAGLQFLSSKRVLYVANVEEDDLEGKGPLVQRVRQRAEELGGEVIAVCARLEAELSELDEADRAEMLESVGLEEPALAVLTRAAYHLLGLQSYFTAGPKEIRAWTIPTGATGPQAASVIHSDFERGFIRAEVYSVDDLIELKTEKAIREAGRLRVEGKQYVMRDGDVVHFLFNV; from the coding sequence ATGGAAGCAGGTATCGTCGGGCTGCCGAACGTGGGCAAAAGCACCCTGTTCAACGCACTCACCTCGGCGGGGATCGCCAGCGAAAACTACCCGTTCTGCACGATCGAGCCCAATGTCGGCGCCATCGCCGTGCCCGACCCCCGACTGGGGGTGATCCGCGGGTTCATCCAGTCGGAAAAAATCATCCCGGCTATCTTGGAGCTGGTAGACATCGCCGGCATCGTCCGCGGCGCCTCGGAGGGGGAGGGGCTGGGCAACAAGTTCCTCACCCACATCCGCAACGTCGACGCCATCCTGCACGTCGTCCGCTGCTTCGAAGACGCAGACATCACCCACGTAGATGGCGCCGTCGACCCCATCCGCGACATCGAGACCATCGAAACCGAGCTGATGCTGGCCGACCTGCAATCGGTCGAGTCGATGCGCGACAAGGCGGCCCGCACCGCCCGCACCGGGGACAAAGACGCCAAGCTCCGCCTCGCCGTGCTTGAGAAGTGCGAGGCCCTGCTGGCCGAGGGCAAGCCGGTGCGTGCGCTCCAACTGGACGACCCCATCGAGCAGAAGACGCTGGCCGGCCTGCAGTTCCTCTCCAGCAAGCGGGTGCTGTACGTCGCCAACGTCGAAGAGGACGACCTCGAAGGCAAAGGCCCGTTGGTGCAGCGCGTACGCCAGCGGGCGGAAGAGCTGGGCGGCGAGGTGATCGCCGTTTGCGCCCGCCTCGAGGCGGAGCTGAGCGAGCTGGACGAGGCAGACCGGGCCGAGATGCTCGAAAGCGTCGGCCTGGAGGAGCCCGCCCTGGCGGTGCTGACCCGCGCCGCCTACCACCTGCTGGGCCTGCAGAGCTACTTCACGGCCGGGCCGAAGGAGATTCGCGCCTGGACCATCCCCACCGGCGCCACCGGCCCGCAGGCCGCCAGCGTGATCCACAGCGACTTCGAGCGCGGCTTTATCCGCGCGGAGGTCTATTCGGTCGACGACCTGATAGAGCTCAAGACCGAGAAGGCGATCCGCGAGGCGGGCCGGCTGCGGGTCGAAGGGAAACAGTACGTGATGCGCGACGGCGACGTGGTGCACTTTTTGTTTAACGTGTAA
- the lhgO gene encoding L-2-hydroxyglutarate oxidase, translating to MVNLLPNAQLIVIGGGIVGLATAWRYSQRFPDRPVVVLEKEPAVAMHQTGRNSGVIHSGIYYKPGSLKAQTCRDGKQQLEQFCTQNGVPFETCGKVIVATDPSQVAALEKIQERGVANGVPSERIGPERLAELEPHAAGVAALHVPSTGIVDYAKVCYRLVDQIQQQGGRVVTGAKVTAIALGAGEVVVHSTAGEFTAPRVVNCAGLFSDQVAKLSGLRPAARIIPFRGEYFDLAPQAHHLVKNLIYPTPDPSFPFLGVHFTRMIGGGVECGPNAVLALAREGYGKTSVNLRELVGSLSFGGFQRLALRHWRMGAGEMWRSLSKGAFVRALSRLVPEIRSEHLTPAEPGIRAQAVLPNGELVDDFLIESSGPVVNVLNAPSPAATASLEIGRQVVERLAAE from the coding sequence GTGGTTAACTTGTTGCCCAACGCACAGCTCATTGTCATCGGCGGCGGAATCGTTGGCCTGGCCACGGCGTGGCGGTACAGCCAGCGCTTCCCCGACCGGCCCGTCGTGGTGCTCGAAAAAGAGCCCGCCGTCGCGATGCACCAGACCGGACGCAACAGCGGCGTCATCCACTCGGGCATCTACTACAAGCCTGGCTCCCTGAAGGCGCAGACCTGCCGCGACGGCAAGCAGCAGCTCGAACAGTTCTGCACCCAGAACGGGGTGCCGTTCGAGACGTGCGGCAAGGTGATCGTGGCGACCGACCCGTCTCAGGTGGCGGCGCTGGAGAAGATCCAAGAACGGGGCGTCGCGAACGGCGTCCCCTCGGAGCGCATCGGCCCCGAGCGGCTGGCGGAGCTCGAGCCGCACGCGGCGGGGGTGGCCGCGCTGCACGTGCCCAGCACGGGGATCGTGGACTACGCCAAGGTGTGCTATCGGCTGGTCGATCAGATCCAGCAGCAGGGCGGACGCGTGGTGACGGGCGCCAAGGTGACCGCCATCGCCCTGGGCGCGGGCGAGGTGGTGGTCCACTCGACCGCCGGGGAGTTCACGGCGCCGCGGGTAGTGAACTGCGCGGGGCTGTTTAGCGACCAGGTGGCCAAGCTCTCCGGGCTGCGTCCGGCGGCGCGGATCATCCCGTTCCGCGGCGAGTACTTTGATCTCGCGCCGCAGGCGCACCATCTGGTGAAGAACCTGATCTACCCCACACCCGACCCCTCGTTCCCGTTCCTCGGCGTGCACTTCACGCGGATGATCGGCGGCGGCGTTGAGTGCGGCCCGAACGCGGTGCTGGCCTTGGCGCGCGAGGGGTACGGCAAGACCAGCGTGAACCTGCGGGAGCTCGTCGGCTCGCTGTCGTTCGGCGGCTTCCAGCGGCTGGCGCTGCGCCACTGGCGGATGGGCGCCGGCGAGATGTGGCGGAGCCTGTCAAAGGGCGCGTTTGTCCGCGCGCTATCGCGGCTGGTGCCAGAGATCCGCTCGGAGCACCTGACCCCCGCCGAGCCGGGCATCCGCGCCCAAGCGGTGCTCCCCAACGGCGAGCTGGTGGACGACTTCTTGATCGAGTCGTCCGGCCCGGTGGTGAACGTGCTCAACGCCCCCTCGCCGGCGGCGACCGCGTCGCTGGAGATCGGCCGGCAGGTGGTAGAGCGGCTGGCGGCAGAGTAA
- a CDS encoding tetratricopeptide repeat protein has product MNARLMCFGLLLLACVAPAVAENEGQPDLDKALELKLTSESLRDLNQVVELLDEAIEKGLDADNTDLAEQMLVASLTERATALASVVLGQPLTDPRRDPRWVQVRQVALSDLQRVVNLDEDQPAAHLLIGRLQSLPLGDPSAARRALTQAIKTSESAGDSGMGLEAEELAQAYALRGATQADVERRLADFDKAITIEPEKVEYVLLRAKHYFATQEFDACLKDIDAAVAMAPENFAVHELKALVLLAQEKPEAALESFNKASELEPDAVSPYQYRGEVFSRLGDLDKAIEQLNKAVQLAPENVASLLIRAELLALNDQNEQALGDIDQVLAKQPGLVRALLMRARLLGQMERKDESIEALEKLAEAAGNNPEVRLQLAAAYADQSRYTKAIEQLDRVLELAPGTPIALRLRGDMYLSVGKHAEALKDFESSLAESPDDSGVLNNFAWTLATSPFDELRDGKRALEMATKAAEITEFNQAHILSTLAAAYAEMGEYDKAIEWSQKAIDMDREKNEGKLEGALSQELTNYKSKTPYRELKNDDVDAAGAQEAAPPASDSSKDATPARTIDF; this is encoded by the coding sequence ATGAACGCCCGTCTGATGTGTTTTGGACTCTTGCTGCTCGCATGCGTGGCGCCAGCCGTTGCGGAGAACGAGGGGCAACCCGACCTCGACAAGGCGCTGGAGCTGAAGCTCACCTCCGAGAGCCTCCGCGACCTGAACCAGGTGGTGGAGCTGCTGGACGAGGCGATCGAGAAGGGCCTCGACGCAGACAACACCGACCTCGCCGAGCAGATGCTGGTCGCTTCGCTGACCGAGCGGGCCACGGCGCTGGCCTCGGTCGTGCTGGGCCAGCCGCTGACCGACCCGCGGCGTGACCCGCGGTGGGTGCAGGTGCGTCAGGTGGCGCTCTCCGACCTGCAGCGCGTGGTCAACCTCGACGAGGACCAGCCCGCGGCCCACCTGCTGATCGGCCGGCTTCAGTCGCTCCCGCTGGGCGACCCCAGCGCCGCGCGCAGGGCGCTGACCCAGGCGATCAAGACCAGCGAGAGCGCCGGCGACTCCGGCATGGGCCTCGAGGCCGAAGAGCTGGCGCAGGCGTACGCGCTGCGCGGGGCGACGCAGGCCGACGTCGAGCGGCGTTTGGCCGACTTTGACAAGGCGATCACGATCGAGCCGGAGAAGGTGGAGTACGTGCTGCTGCGGGCCAAGCACTACTTCGCTACCCAGGAGTTCGACGCGTGCCTCAAGGACATCGACGCCGCCGTGGCGATGGCGCCGGAAAACTTTGCCGTGCACGAGCTCAAGGCCCTGGTGCTGTTGGCTCAAGAGAAGCCCGAAGCGGCGCTGGAGAGCTTCAACAAGGCGTCGGAGCTCGAACCGGACGCGGTCTCCCCTTACCAGTACCGGGGCGAGGTCTTCAGCCGGCTGGGCGACCTCGACAAGGCGATCGAGCAGCTCAACAAGGCGGTCCAGCTCGCCCCCGAAAACGTGGCGTCGCTGCTGATCCGCGCCGAGCTATTGGCGCTGAACGATCAGAACGAGCAGGCGCTGGGCGACATCGACCAGGTCCTGGCCAAGCAGCCGGGGCTGGTCCGGGCGCTGCTGATGCGGGCCCGACTGCTGGGGCAGATGGAGCGCAAGGACGAGTCGATCGAGGCGCTCGAGAAGCTGGCCGAAGCAGCGGGCAACAACCCCGAAGTCCGGCTGCAGTTGGCGGCCGCCTACGCCGACCAAAGCCGCTACACCAAGGCGATCGAGCAGCTCGACCGCGTGCTCGAACTGGCGCCCGGGACGCCGATCGCGCTGCGGCTCCGCGGCGACATGTACCTCTCGGTTGGCAAGCACGCCGAGGCGTTGAAAGACTTCGAGTCGTCTCTGGCCGAGTCGCCAGACGATTCTGGCGTGCTCAACAACTTTGCCTGGACGCTGGCCACCAGCCCCTTCGACGAGCTCCGCGACGGCAAGCGGGCCCTCGAGATGGCCACCAAGGCCGCGGAGATCACGGAGTTCAACCAGGCCCACATCCTCAGCACGCTCGCGGCCGCGTACGCGGAGATGGGCGAGTACGACAAAGCGATCGAGTGGTCGCAGAAAGCCATCGACATGGACCGCGAAAAGAACGAAGGGAAGCTTGAGGGAGCGCTCAGCCAAGAGCTCACCAACTACAAGTCGAAGACCCCCTACCGCGAGCTCAAGAACGACGACGTCGACGCGGCCGGCGCCCAGGAAGCCGCACCGCCGGCGTCCGATTCCTCGAAAGACGCCACGCCGGCCCGCACGATCGACTTCTAG